From one Brachypodium distachyon strain Bd21 chromosome 4, Brachypodium_distachyon_v3.0, whole genome shotgun sequence genomic stretch:
- the LOC100841890 gene encoding putrescine hydroxycinnamoyltransferase 3 produces the protein MEVKVLSSKLVKPAACNNGGATETEYIPLSIFDRVTFQMQMAIIYAFAPPAPSTAAIEKGLALVLGQYRAFAGQLGESPDGSPAVILNDRGARLVEASVDADLVDMAPAKPTPELLKLHPDLEGEQPLEEVVLLQLTRFRCGSLAVGFTSNHVVADGHATSNFLVAWGRATRGLPMGPPPVHHYHGLFKPRSSPRVEHDHRRREYHLPSPNDVVGHHGDAADNIVIHKAHFTKDFIAGLRADASVGRGRPFSRFETILAHLWRAMTRARGLGPEESSAIRLSVDGRHRLGKPAEYFGNMVLWAFPRSTVGDLLNRPLKHAAQVIHDEVARVDGAYFQSFVDFACSGAVQKEKLAPSAVLKDAHCPDVEVDSWLTFPFYELDFGTGSPSYFMPSYFPTEGMLFLAPSYIGDGSVDAFVPVFQHNLQAFKECCYSVE, from the coding sequence ATGGAGGTTAAGGTGCTGAGCTCCAAGCTGGTGAAGCCCGCCGCCTGCAACAATGGCGGCGCCACGGAGACAGAGTACATCCCTCTGTCCATCTTCGACAGGGTGACATTCCAGATGCAGATGGCCATCATCTACGCCttcgcgccgcccgcgccgtccACAGCCGCCATCGAGAAGGGCCTCGCCCTCGTGCTGGGCCAGTACCGGGCCTTCGCGGGCCAGCTCGGCGAGTCCCCCGACGGCAGCCCGGCCGTGATCCTCAACGACCGGGGCGCGCGGCTCGTGGAGGCGTCCGTGGACGCGGACCTCGTGGACATGGCGCCCGCCAAGCCCACGCCCGAGCTGCTGAAGCTGCACCCGGACCTGGAAGGGGAGCAGCCCCTCGAGGaggtggtgctgctgcagctcaCCCGGTTCCGCTGCGGCTCCCTCGCCGTCGGGTTCACCTCCAACCACGTGGTCGCGGACGGCCACGCCACCAGCAACTTCCTCGTGGCGTGGGGCCGCGCCACCAGAGGGCTCCCCATGGGCCCGCCCCCTGTGCACCATTACCACGGGCTCTTCAAGCCGCGCTCCTCGCCTCGCGTGGAGCACGACCACCGCCGCAGGGAGTACCACCTGCCGTCGCCCAACGACGTCGTGGGCCACCACGGCGACGCCGCCGACAACATCGTGATCCACAAGGCCCACTTCACCAAGGACTTCATCGCGGGGCTCCGGGCCGACGCGTCAGTGGGCCGGGGCCGGCCCTTCAGCCGGTTCGAGACCATCCTGGCCCACCTGTGGCGCGCCATGACGCGAGCCCGGGGCCTTGGTCCCGAAGAGTCCTCGGCGATCCGGCTGTCGGTGGACGGGCGGCACCGGCTGGGGAAGCCGGCCGAGTACTTCGGCAACATGGTGCTCTGGGCGTTCCCGCGGTCCACGGTGGGCGACCTCCTGAACCGTCCCCTGAAGCACGCAGCGCAGGTGATCCACGACGAGGTGGCCAGGGTGGACGGCGCCTACTTCCAGTCCTTCGTCGACTTCGCGTGCTCCGGGGCCGTCCAGAAGGAGAAGCTCGCGCCCAGCGCCGTGCTCAAGGACGCGCATTGCCCTGACGTGGAGGTGGATAGCTGGCTCACGTTCCCGTTCTATGAGCTCGACTTCGGCACGGGGAGCCCCAGCTACTTCATGCCCTCCTACTTCCCCACGGAAGGGATGCTCTTCCTCGCGCCGTCCTACATCGGCGACGGCAGCGTCGACGCCTTCGTGCCCGTCTTCCAACACAACCTTCAAGCGTTCAAAGAATGCTGTTACTCCGTGGAGTAG